A window of Haliotis asinina isolate JCU_RB_2024 unplaced genomic scaffold, JCU_Hal_asi_v2 scaffold_41, whole genome shotgun sequence contains these coding sequences:
- the LOC137270126 gene encoding zinc finger protein 862-like produces the protein MSLQSDLSVKEICESKGEQNPETDPGPSDSKKTKPSVFQKKWLKEWPWLSKNELGAMICDYCGQNKMSNSFTGGGCNNFHTSTLSRHAQTSDHQLSLIAKTKSQTTIEASVSNLVSNEELAVKSAIDTVYWLCKENIAIEKYGSLLKLLEKEGCTSVKNLDVGGNATYRSRSLAEDIQEAIANTIMAQIIGDLKDAYCVAILIDENTDISVTGKLTVYVKFVDNDFNVRSHFLGNFDLGEKGADDITQKLLAIFNDLDTDVKQILCFGSDGASVMTRSVNGVAAQLRRSSPFLINIHCVAHRLAICTSQSAAKIDLMQHYKSTLTNLFYYFKGSSVRSSRLARLQELLNQPHSKVREMHDIRWFSFYNVLEAMYKSWNSLVVYFQSTELSKDPKATSLLKSITNFKFAALTWSLMDVIPVITELNLVMQKDSLDVASLKPLVASTVHKLQYLKENDGHYTQEFQSLLTDNNHLYGHELKYNKQQEAAVKSAMTTFLGKLIENLNTIFPSESVTVISSFDVLAFRDLSFVPETNLQSHDKEKLDVLISHYGSHKGDVPALINAGSARQEFDLLKRLLIQQKHPRDKFHELWRINDSCHKDLFPNFLKLACIGLTLPVQTAICERGFSSQNIIKTSHRNKLSEKALRELMTISIEGPPVSTFDARKALEEFKTKKQRRIFQRFSFNM, from the coding sequence ATGTCTCTCCAGAGCGATCTATCCGTAAAGGAGATATGTGAATCGAAAGGCGAGCAAAACCCCGAGACTGACCCCGGTCCCTCCGACtctaaaaaaaccaaaccaagtGTCTTTCAGAAAAAATGGTTGAAAGAATGGCCATGGCTCTCTAAAAATGAGCTTGGTGCTATGATATGTGACTATTGTGGCCAAAATAAAATGAGCAATAGTTTCACTGGTGGTGGTTGCAATAACTTTCATACATCCACACTATCTAGACATGCACAAACCAGTGACCACCAGCTTTCCCTTATAGCCAAGACGAAGTCACAAACCACAATAGAGGCATCTGTGTCTAATTTAGTATCCAATGAGGAATTAGCTGTTAAGTCGGCTATTGACACAGTATACTGGCTTTGCAAGGAAAACATAGCTATTGAAAAGTATGGTTCTCTGTTAAAATTGTTGGAGAAGGAAGGCTGCACCAGTGTTAAAAACCTTGATGTTGGGGGTAATGCCACATACAGGTCACGGTCTCTTGCTGAAGACATTCAGGAAGCAATTGCCAATACAATCATGGCTCAAATAATTGGAGATTTAAAGGATGCTTATTGTGTAGCAATTTTGATAGATGAAAACACAGACATCTCAGTGACAGGAAAGCTCACTGTTTATGTCAAATTCGTTGACAATGACTTTAATGTCAGGTCCCACTTTCTGGGAAATTTTGACTTGGGTGAAAAAGGCGCAGACGATATAACCCAGAAACTCCTTGCAATTTTCAATGATCTTGACACTGATGTGAAACAAATTCTGTGTTTTGGATCTGATGGTGCTAGTGTTATGACACGATCTGTTAATGGTGTAGCAGCACAGCTCAGAAGATCATCCCCATTTCTCATCAATATCCATTGTGTTGCACACAGACTTGCAATATGTACAAGCCAATCTGCTGCCAAAATTGACCTTATGCAACACTACAAATCTACTCTCACAAACCTGTTCTATTATTTCAAGGGGTCATCAGTTAGAAGCAGCAGACTAGCTAGGCTACAGGAATTGCTCAATCAGCCTCACAGCAAAGTAAGAGAAATGCATGATATAAGATGGTTCAGCTTCTATAATGTGTTGGAAGCCATGTACAAATCCTGGAACAGCCTGGTTGTATATTTTCAATCAACTGAACTATCAAAGGATCCAAAAGCTACATCTCTTTTGAAGTCAATCACTAACTTCAAGTTTGCTGCTCTAACCTGGAGTCTTATGGATGTAATACCAGTGATAACTGAACTTAATTTAGTGATGCAAAAAGACAGTTTGGATGTTGCATCACTGAAACCACTGGTTGCCAGCACAGTTCATAAACTTCAGTATCTGAAAGAAAATGATGGACATTACACACAAGAGTTCCAGTCTCTGTTGACAGATAACAATCACCTCTATGGGCATGAACTGaaatacaacaaacaacagGAGGCAGCTGTGAAGTCAGCCATGACAACCTTTCTTGGGAAGCTGATAGAAAATCTCAACACAATATTTCCCTCAGAAAGTGTTACAGTCATTTCATCTTTTGATGTGCTGGCATTCAGGGACTTGTCATTTGTTCCTGAAACAAATCTTCAGAGTCATGATAAAGAGAAACTAGATGTGTTGATCTCTCATTATGGCAGCCATAAGGGTGACGTCCCTGCCCTCATCAATGCAGGGTCAGCAAGACAAGAATTCGATTTGTTAAAACGCCTCCTGATTCAACAGAAGCATCCAAGAGACAAATTCCATGAGTTATGGAGAATCAATGATAGCTGTCACAAAGACCTCTTTCCAAACTTCCTGAAGCTTGCCTGCATTGGATTAACATTGCCAGTTCAGACTGCAATTTGTGAACGTGGTTTTTCAAGCCAGAACATTATAAAAACATCACATAGAAACAAATTGAGTGAGAAGGCACTCAGAGAGTTGATGACAATAAGTATCGAGGGCCCACCTGTTTCAACCTTTGATGCCAGGAAGGCTCTTGAGGAATTCAAGACCAAAAAGCAAAGGAGAATCTTTCAAAGATTTTCTTTCAACATGTAA